In the genome of Neofelis nebulosa isolate mNeoNeb1 chromosome 8, mNeoNeb1.pri, whole genome shotgun sequence, one region contains:
- the SELENOO gene encoding protein adenylyltransferase SelO, mitochondrial: MAALRAALGALLAAARVRSPPLGQRPPRAPCSASAAARGAAMEPAPRWLAGLRFDNRALRALPVETPPPGPEGAPSAPRPVPGACFSRVRPAPLRQPRLVALSEPALALLGLGAPPADDAAREAREAEVALFFSGNALLPGAEPAAHCYCGHQFGQFAGQLGDGAAMYLGEVCTAAGERWELQLKGAGPTPFSRQADGRKVLRSSIREFLCSEAMFHLGIPTTRAGACVTSQSTVVRDVFYDGNPKYEKCTVVLRIASTFLRFGSFEIFKSADEHTGREGPSVGRNDIRVQMLDYVIGTFYPEIQAAHADNGVQRNAAFFREVTRRTARMVAEWQCVGFCHGVLNTDNMSIVGLTIDYGPFGFLDRYDPDHVCNASDNAGRYAYSKQPEVCKWNLQKLAEALEPELPRELGEAILAEEFDAEFRRRYLQKMRRKLGLVRAELEDDGVLVATLLETMHLTGADFTNTFHLLSSFPVGPEPQGMPEFLDALTAQCASLEELKLAFRPQMDPRQLSMMLMLAQSNPQLFALIGTRANVTKELERVEQQSRLEQLSSAELLSRNRSHWADWLQEYRARLEKDREGAGDSDTWQAERLRVMRANNPKYVLRNYIAQNAIEAAENGDFSEVRRVLKLLETPYHREGEAAEVLEAEGAGGAHSGGHSYGSKPPLWAAELCVTUSS; the protein is encoded by the exons ATGGCCGCTCTCAGGGCAGCGCTCGGGGCTTTGCTCGCGGCAGCCCGTGTCCGGTCGCCGCCCCTGGGCCAGCGCCCGCCGCGCGCGCCCTGCTCCGCCTCGGCCGCCGCACGCGGCGCTGCCATGGAGCCGGCGCCCCGTTGGCTGGCGGGGCTGCGCTTCGACAACCGCGCCCTGCGCGCGCTGCCCGTGGAGACGCCGCCGCCCGGCCCCGAGGGCGCCCCGTCCGCGCCGCGGCCCGTGCCGGGGGCCTGCTTCAGCCGCGTGCGGCCCGCGCCGCTGCGCCAGCCGCGCCTCGTGGCGCTGTCGGAGCCCGCGCTGGCGCTGCTGGGCCTGGGCGCGCCGCCCGCCGACGACGCCGCCCGCGAGGCGCGCGAGGCCGAGGTCGCGCTCTTCTTCAGCGGCAACGCGCTGCTGCCGGGCGCCGAGCCCGCCGCGCACTGCTACTGCGGCCACCAGTTTGGCCAGTTCGCGGGGCAGCTGGGCGACGGCGCCGCCATGTACCTGGGCGAGGTGTGCACGGCGGCCGGCGAGCGCTGGGAGCTGCAGCTCAAGGGCGCCGGCCCCACGCCCTTCTCCAG ACAGGCTGACGGCCGCAAAGTCCTGCGGTCGAGCATCCGAGAGTTCCTGTGCAGTGAGGCCATGTTCCACCTGGGCATCCCCACCACGCGGGCCGGGGCCTGCGTCACATCCCAGTCCACAGTTGTCCGCGACGTGTTCTATGATGGTAATCCAAAATATGAAAAGTGCACGGTTGTGTTGCGTATAGCTTCCACTTTTCTAAG GTTCGGATCCTTTGAGATTTTTAAGTCTGCAGATGAGCACACAGGGCGCGAGGGCCCCAGTGTGGGGAGGAATGACATTCGAGTACAGATGCTGGACTATGTGATCGGCACGTTTTATCCCGAGATCCAGGCCGCTCACGCCGACAACGGCGTGCAAAGGAATGCGGCCTTCTTCCGGGAG GTGACCCGTCGCACGGCCCGGATGGTGGCCGAGTGGCAGTGTGTGGGCTTCTGCCACGGCGTGCTCAACACGGACAACATGAGCATCGTGGGGCTCACCATCGACTACGGTCCCTTCGGGTTCCTGGACAG GTACGACCCTGACCACGTGTGCAACGCCTCGGACAACGCCGGGCGCTACGCATACAGCAAGCAGCCCGAAGTGTGCAAATGGAACCTGCAGAAGCTGGCTGAGGCCCTGGAGCCCGAGCTGCCCCGCGAGCTGGGGGAGGCCATCCTGGCGGAGGAGTTTGACGCCGAGTTCCGCCGGCGCTATCTGCAGAAGATGCGCAGGAAGCTGGGCCTCGTGCGCGCCGAACTGGAGGACGATGGAGTGCTGGTGGCCACGCTCCTGGAGACCATGCACCTGACCG GTGCCGACTTCACAAACACCTTCCACTTGCTGAGCTCCTTCCCAGTTGGGCCAGAGCCCCAGGGCATGCCCGAGTTCCTGGATGCGCTGACCGCACAGTGTGCCTCCCTGGAGGAGCTGAAGCTCGCCTTCCGACCCCAGATGGATCCCCG GCAGCTCTCCATGATGCTGATGCTGGCGCAGTCGAACCCTCAGCTCTTCGCGCTCATCGGCACCCGAGCCAACGTCACCAAGGAGCTGGAGCGCGTGGAGCAGCAGTCGCGGCTAGAGCAGCTGAGCTCGGCTGAGCTTCTGAGCAGGAACAGGAGCCACTGGGCCGACTGGCTCCAGGAGTACAG AGCCCGGCTGGAGAAGGATAGGGAGGGCGCCGGCGACAGTGACACCTGGCAGGCCGAGCGCCTGCGCGTCATGCGTGCTAACAACCCCAAGTACGTCCTGCGGAACTACATCGCACAGAATGCCATCGAGGCTGCCGAGAACGGAGACTTCTCAGAG GTGCGGCGGGTGCTGAAGCTCCTGGAGACCCCCTACCACAGGGAGGGGGAGGCCGCCGAGGTCCTGGAGGCCGAGGGGGCCGGCGGGGCACACAGCGGGGGGCACTCCTACGGCAGCAAGCCCCCGCTGTGGGCAGCAGAACTGTGTGTCACGTGATCCTCGTAA
- the LOC131518659 gene encoding angiopoietin-related protein 5-like produces MAARPVLGLAAILCLSVPQAGSMVRHRRPVQVVLLEPQGRDCSQIWVEKPRAPSGVYTIQPEGASAPFQALCDMREDGGWTVIQSRDWGRRRRLDFERCWQEYKQGFGDLTGDHWLGLQHISDLTSQPGLRSELTVDLLDADNHTLQAHYDNFHVDGEDLFYRLTLGLYSGNAGDAFRGLGRTDDQEGCGFSTLDRDRDHCSPCTDGTQPFTSCSRDRSGAGWWYSDCGQADLNGPWPERGGAASGMRWATGNHRPTLRASVLRVRTTASHKA; encoded by the exons ATGGCTGCCCGCCCCGTACTGGGTCTCGCTGCtatcctctgcctctctgtgccccaggccGGCTCCATGGTGCGGCATCGACGGCCG GTCCAGGTGGTGCTGCTGGAACCCCAAG GGAGGGACTGCTCTCAGATCTGGGTGGAGAAGCCCAGAGCCCCCAGCGGTGTATACACCATCCAGCCAGAGGGAGCCAGCGCCCCCTTCCAG GCTTTGTGCGACATGCGAGAGGACGGTGGCTGGACGGTGATTCAGAGCCGGGACTGGGGCAGGCGGAGGCGTCTGGACTTTGAGAGATGCTGGCAGGAGTACAAACAGGGCTTCGGAGACTTGACAG GTGACCACTGGCTGGGGCTGCAGCACATCTCTGACCTGACTTCCCAGCCGGGCCTGCGCTCAGAGCTCACGGTGGACCTTCTGGATGCGGACAACCACACGCTTCAGGCCCACTATGACAACTTCCACGTGGACGGGGAGGACCTGTTTTACCGATTGACCCTTGGCCTGTACTCTGGGAACGCAG GGGACGCGTTCCGGGGCTTGGGCCGCACGGATGACCAAGAGGGCTGTGGCTTCAGCACGCTGGACCGCGACCGCGACCACTGCTCACCCTGCACGGACGGCACCCAGCCCTTCACCAGCTGCAGCCGCGATCGCTCGGGCGCCGGCTGGTGGTACAGCGACTGCGGCCAAGCTGACCTCAACGGGCCGTGGCCGGAGCGCGGAGGGGCCGCCTCGGGCATGCGCTGGGCCACCGGCAACCATCGGCCCACCCTGCGCGCCAGCGTGCTGCGCGTGCGCACCACTGCTTCCCACAAGGCCTAG
- the TRABD gene encoding traB domain-containing protein isoform X3: protein MEGEEERSPQEADTEPVVPVGSSEVVPRVLSGEPQNLSDADALSLLLEMKLRRRRERPSLPRTVTELVAEDGSRVYVVGTAHFSDDSKRDVVKTIREVQPDVVVVELCQYRVSMLKMDESTLLQEAKEISLEKLQQAVRQNGVMSGLMQMLLLKVSAHITEQLGMAPGGEFREAFKEASKVPFCKFHLGDRPIPVTFKRAIAALSFWQKVKLAWGLCFLSDPIRGYRGPCPGSTAPASRWPPRAREAGSVPSAPSKDDVERCKQKDLLEQMMAEMVGAFPDLHRTIVSERDVYLTYMLRQAARRLELPRSSDAEPRKCVPSVVVGVVGMGHVPGIEKNWTTDLNIQEIMTVPPPSISGRVSRLAVKAAFLGLLGYGLYWMGRRATSLVLSLPVAQYCLQRSPAARPRK from the exons atggagggggaggaggagcggTCACCTCAGGAG GCTGACACGGAGCCCGTTGTCCCAGTGGGGTCTTCCGAGGTGGTGCCCAGGGTGCTTTCTGGAGAACCCCAGAACCTGT CCGACGCCGACGCTCTGTCCCTGCTCCTGGAGATGAAGCTGAGGAGGCGGCGGGAACGGCCCAGCCTGCCGCGCACCGTGACCGAGCTGGTGGCCGAGGACGGGAGCAGGGTGTACGTGGTGGGCACAGCCCACTTCAGCGATGACAGCAAGAGGGACGTCGTGAAG ACCATCCGGGAGGTGCAGCCTGACGTGGTGGTGGTGGAGCTGTGCCAGTACCGCGTGTCCATGCTCAAGATGGACGAGAGCACGCTGCTCCAGGAGGCCAAGGAGATCAGCCTGGAGAAGCTGCAGCAGGCCGTGCGGCAG AACGGGGTCATGTCTGGGCTCATGCAGATGCTGCTGCTGAAGGTGTCGGCCCACATCACCGAGCAGCTGGGCATGGCCCCTGGCGGCGAGTTCAGGGAGGCCTTCAAGGAG gccagcAAGGTGCCTTTCTGCAAGTTCCACCTGGGCGACCGGCCCATCCCCGTCACCTTCAAGAGGGCCATCGCTGCACTGTCCTTCTGGCAGAAAGTCAAGCTGGCCTGGGGCCTGTGCTTCCTGTCAGACCCCATCAG AGGGTACCGAGGTCCCTGCCCTGGGTCAACAGCACCGGCCTCCCGCTGGCCACCCCGTGCCCGCGAGGCTGGCAGCgtgccctctgcccccagcaaGGACGACGTGGAGCGCTGCAAGCAGAAGGACCTGCTGGAGCAGATGATGGCCGAGATGGTCGGCGCGTTCCCCGACCTGCACCGCACCATCGTCTCTGAGCGCGACGTTTACCTGACCTACATGCTGCGGCAGGCCGCCCGGCGCCTGGAGCTGCCCCGCTCCTCTGACG CCGAGCCCAGGAAGTGTGTCCCCTCGGTGGTGGTGGGTGTCGTGGGCATGGGCCACGTGCCGGGCATCGAGAAGAACTGGACCACCGACCTCAACATccaggagatcatgac cGTCCCCCCGCCGTCCATCTCCGGCAGAGTGTCCCGGCTGGCCGTGAAGGCCGCCTTCTTGGGCCTGCTGGGCTACGGCCTTTACTGGATGGGGCGCCGCGCCACCAGCCTGGTCCTGTCACTGCCTGTCGCTCAGTACTGTCTGCAGAGGTCGCCCGCGGCCCGGCCGCGCAAATAG
- the TRABD gene encoding traB domain-containing protein isoform X1, producing MGWVGLRTQPRYRGPTSDRSGWFPNPTVCTRSLVRLLGGAWSFRAALRGGPGGSSRPWLEFPRRLGEARVKPALAMLLSRAWRPGPHVPVSLVSVGSCLPAMEGEEERSPQEADTEPVVPVGSSEVVPRVLSGEPQNLSDADALSLLLEMKLRRRRERPSLPRTVTELVAEDGSRVYVVGTAHFSDDSKRDVVKTIREVQPDVVVVELCQYRVSMLKMDESTLLQEAKEISLEKLQQAVRQNGVMSGLMQMLLLKVSAHITEQLGMAPGGEFREAFKEASKVPFCKFHLGDRPIPVTFKRAIAALSFWQKVKLAWGLCFLSDPIRGYRGPCPGSTAPASRWPPRAREAGSVPSAPSKDDVERCKQKDLLEQMMAEMVGAFPDLHRTIVSERDVYLTYMLRQAARRLELPRSSDAEPRKCVPSVVVGVVGMGHVPGIEKNWTTDLNIQEIMTVPPPSISGRVSRLAVKAAFLGLLGYGLYWMGRRATSLVLSLPVAQYCLQRSPAARPRK from the exons ATGGGCTGGGTGGGCTTGAGAACCCAGCCACGGTACCGCGGCCCAACTTCAGACAGGTCGGGGTGGTTCCCTAATCCCACAGTCTGCACGAGGTCGCTGGTCAGGCTCCTCGGGGGGGCCTGGTCGTTTCGAGCTGCGCTCAGAGGTGGCCCCGGAGGCAGCAGCCGACCCTGGCTTGAGTTTCCGCGGCGTCTCGGGGAAGCACGGGTGAAGCCCGCGTTGGCGATGCTGCTGTCTCGCGCCTGGCGTCCAGGACCACACGTCCCG GTGTCACTCGTCAGTGTCGGGAGCTGCCTCCCAGccatggagggggaggaggagcggTCACCTCAGGAG GCTGACACGGAGCCCGTTGTCCCAGTGGGGTCTTCCGAGGTGGTGCCCAGGGTGCTTTCTGGAGAACCCCAGAACCTGT CCGACGCCGACGCTCTGTCCCTGCTCCTGGAGATGAAGCTGAGGAGGCGGCGGGAACGGCCCAGCCTGCCGCGCACCGTGACCGAGCTGGTGGCCGAGGACGGGAGCAGGGTGTACGTGGTGGGCACAGCCCACTTCAGCGATGACAGCAAGAGGGACGTCGTGAAG ACCATCCGGGAGGTGCAGCCTGACGTGGTGGTGGTGGAGCTGTGCCAGTACCGCGTGTCCATGCTCAAGATGGACGAGAGCACGCTGCTCCAGGAGGCCAAGGAGATCAGCCTGGAGAAGCTGCAGCAGGCCGTGCGGCAG AACGGGGTCATGTCTGGGCTCATGCAGATGCTGCTGCTGAAGGTGTCGGCCCACATCACCGAGCAGCTGGGCATGGCCCCTGGCGGCGAGTTCAGGGAGGCCTTCAAGGAG gccagcAAGGTGCCTTTCTGCAAGTTCCACCTGGGCGACCGGCCCATCCCCGTCACCTTCAAGAGGGCCATCGCTGCACTGTCCTTCTGGCAGAAAGTCAAGCTGGCCTGGGGCCTGTGCTTCCTGTCAGACCCCATCAG AGGGTACCGAGGTCCCTGCCCTGGGTCAACAGCACCGGCCTCCCGCTGGCCACCCCGTGCCCGCGAGGCTGGCAGCgtgccctctgcccccagcaaGGACGACGTGGAGCGCTGCAAGCAGAAGGACCTGCTGGAGCAGATGATGGCCGAGATGGTCGGCGCGTTCCCCGACCTGCACCGCACCATCGTCTCTGAGCGCGACGTTTACCTGACCTACATGCTGCGGCAGGCCGCCCGGCGCCTGGAGCTGCCCCGCTCCTCTGACG CCGAGCCCAGGAAGTGTGTCCCCTCGGTGGTGGTGGGTGTCGTGGGCATGGGCCACGTGCCGGGCATCGAGAAGAACTGGACCACCGACCTCAACATccaggagatcatgac cGTCCCCCCGCCGTCCATCTCCGGCAGAGTGTCCCGGCTGGCCGTGAAGGCCGCCTTCTTGGGCCTGCTGGGCTACGGCCTTTACTGGATGGGGCGCCGCGCCACCAGCCTGGTCCTGTCACTGCCTGTCGCTCAGTACTGTCTGCAGAGGTCGCCCGCGGCCCGGCCGCGCAAATAG
- the TRABD gene encoding traB domain-containing protein isoform X2, which yields MGWVGLRTQPRYRGPTSDRSGWFPNPTVCTRSLVRLLGGAWSFRAALRGGPGGSSRPWLEFPRRLGEARVKPALAMLLSRAWRPGPHVPVSLVSVGSCLPAMEGEEERSPQEADTEPVVPVGSSEVVPRVLSGEPQNLSDADALSLLLEMKLRRRRERPSLPRTVTELVAEDGSRVYVVGTAHFSDDSKRDVVKTIREVQPDVVVVELCQYRVSMLKMDESTLLQEAKEISLEKLQQAVRQNGVMSGLMQMLLLKVSAHITEQLGMAPGGEFREAFKEASKVPFCKFHLGDRPIPVTFKRAIAALSFWQKVKLAWGLCFLSDPISKDDVERCKQKDLLEQMMAEMVGAFPDLHRTIVSERDVYLTYMLRQAARRLELPRSSDAEPRKCVPSVVVGVVGMGHVPGIEKNWTTDLNIQEIMTVPPPSISGRVSRLAVKAAFLGLLGYGLYWMGRRATSLVLSLPVAQYCLQRSPAARPRK from the exons ATGGGCTGGGTGGGCTTGAGAACCCAGCCACGGTACCGCGGCCCAACTTCAGACAGGTCGGGGTGGTTCCCTAATCCCACAGTCTGCACGAGGTCGCTGGTCAGGCTCCTCGGGGGGGCCTGGTCGTTTCGAGCTGCGCTCAGAGGTGGCCCCGGAGGCAGCAGCCGACCCTGGCTTGAGTTTCCGCGGCGTCTCGGGGAAGCACGGGTGAAGCCCGCGTTGGCGATGCTGCTGTCTCGCGCCTGGCGTCCAGGACCACACGTCCCG GTGTCACTCGTCAGTGTCGGGAGCTGCCTCCCAGccatggagggggaggaggagcggTCACCTCAGGAG GCTGACACGGAGCCCGTTGTCCCAGTGGGGTCTTCCGAGGTGGTGCCCAGGGTGCTTTCTGGAGAACCCCAGAACCTGT CCGACGCCGACGCTCTGTCCCTGCTCCTGGAGATGAAGCTGAGGAGGCGGCGGGAACGGCCCAGCCTGCCGCGCACCGTGACCGAGCTGGTGGCCGAGGACGGGAGCAGGGTGTACGTGGTGGGCACAGCCCACTTCAGCGATGACAGCAAGAGGGACGTCGTGAAG ACCATCCGGGAGGTGCAGCCTGACGTGGTGGTGGTGGAGCTGTGCCAGTACCGCGTGTCCATGCTCAAGATGGACGAGAGCACGCTGCTCCAGGAGGCCAAGGAGATCAGCCTGGAGAAGCTGCAGCAGGCCGTGCGGCAG AACGGGGTCATGTCTGGGCTCATGCAGATGCTGCTGCTGAAGGTGTCGGCCCACATCACCGAGCAGCTGGGCATGGCCCCTGGCGGCGAGTTCAGGGAGGCCTTCAAGGAG gccagcAAGGTGCCTTTCTGCAAGTTCCACCTGGGCGACCGGCCCATCCCCGTCACCTTCAAGAGGGCCATCGCTGCACTGTCCTTCTGGCAGAAAGTCAAGCTGGCCTGGGGCCTGTGCTTCCTGTCAGACCCCATCAG caaGGACGACGTGGAGCGCTGCAAGCAGAAGGACCTGCTGGAGCAGATGATGGCCGAGATGGTCGGCGCGTTCCCCGACCTGCACCGCACCATCGTCTCTGAGCGCGACGTTTACCTGACCTACATGCTGCGGCAGGCCGCCCGGCGCCTGGAGCTGCCCCGCTCCTCTGACG CCGAGCCCAGGAAGTGTGTCCCCTCGGTGGTGGTGGGTGTCGTGGGCATGGGCCACGTGCCGGGCATCGAGAAGAACTGGACCACCGACCTCAACATccaggagatcatgac cGTCCCCCCGCCGTCCATCTCCGGCAGAGTGTCCCGGCTGGCCGTGAAGGCCGCCTTCTTGGGCCTGCTGGGCTACGGCCTTTACTGGATGGGGCGCCGCGCCACCAGCCTGGTCCTGTCACTGCCTGTCGCTCAGTACTGTCTGCAGAGGTCGCCCGCGGCCCGGCCGCGCAAATAG